One genomic region from Sphingobacterium multivorum encodes:
- a CDS encoding SLBB domain-containing protein, translating into MKRIILWLCIAGFVGTVHAQTNPANIKVDNLSDAQIEQYVKQAALMGYDESQLDGFARAQGVSAVEVQKLKERLATIKRKKQQPEQLKGRTNSTANSRSNGRQVGGASNTDSLQTKQLNKRDSVENEEGKLKIFGSDLFRNNAITFEPNLRMATPSSYIIGPDDEILLDITGDNEASYQLPVSPDGTIKVEYVGQINVAGLSIAAAKSKIEQRLSGTYPALRSGRTQVSVNIGNIRTIRVTLTGAVTKPGTYSLPSLATVFNALYASGGPNKNGTYRKIQVIRGNRVVSTIDVYDFLANGIQQGNIRLQDQDIIHIPVYGARVQFEGEVKRPAIFETVVGESLSDILRYAGDFTENAYSAKVKVLQTTGRERSVQDIYADQFANYTPKGGDQYIVEPILERFANRISVLGAVFRPGIFGLEPGMTLKQVLEMADGVREDAFLERGMINRLKADNTSELINFNVRDILAGTAADIPLKREDKIEISSIFDLRDEYKFTVQGEVRFPGDFPFASNATLGDVIQKAGGLTEAAKNARVEIARRIQNLDVTDHRSSKTILVDIKDGVLTDPNMTLQPYDVISILGDAGFRTQRQVKIEGEVLYPGFYTIAREDERISDIIKRAGGLTPYAYTEGASLKRTGMSKLKAEEKKEKERLKKELEKDKLDEDDNQKDSSLDKDAEKNNDGSKAKSAALAKVSQQGMSASDIEPSDLVGIELNKILEKPYEKGDLLVLDGDIITVPKELETVKVVGEVLNPNNVVYVKGKSLKYYVNQAGGFTDNALKKRVFVQYANGAVKGKDGGYPEVKPGAEIVVPKRAPREKLSSQAWIGIGTGIASTLAIIISLFK; encoded by the coding sequence ATGAAAAGAATAATATTATGGTTATGTATAGCAGGATTTGTGGGTACAGTACATGCACAAACCAATCCTGCGAATATAAAAGTTGATAATCTTAGTGATGCTCAGATCGAGCAATATGTGAAGCAGGCAGCATTAATGGGCTATGATGAAAGTCAACTGGATGGTTTTGCCCGAGCGCAGGGCGTATCTGCGGTTGAGGTTCAGAAACTCAAGGAACGTTTGGCTACCATTAAACGCAAGAAGCAGCAGCCTGAACAATTAAAAGGAAGAACAAATAGCACGGCTAATAGCCGCAGTAATGGCCGTCAGGTTGGAGGAGCATCAAATACGGATTCATTGCAAACTAAACAATTAAATAAACGTGATTCCGTCGAAAATGAAGAAGGAAAACTGAAAATATTTGGCTCCGATCTCTTTAGAAATAATGCGATTACCTTTGAACCAAATTTACGTATGGCCACCCCAAGTTCGTATATTATTGGCCCAGACGATGAAATCTTGTTAGATATTACAGGAGATAATGAAGCATCCTATCAGCTTCCAGTAAGTCCAGATGGAACCATTAAAGTGGAATATGTGGGTCAGATCAATGTGGCAGGATTATCCATTGCTGCGGCAAAAAGTAAGATTGAGCAACGTTTGAGCGGGACTTATCCAGCGTTACGCTCGGGAAGAACCCAAGTGAGCGTCAATATCGGTAATATTCGCACCATTCGTGTGACCTTGACAGGGGCCGTTACCAAGCCGGGAACTTACAGCTTGCCTTCCTTGGCGACAGTATTCAATGCATTATATGCCTCTGGCGGGCCGAATAAAAACGGAACTTATCGTAAAATTCAGGTGATTCGTGGTAATCGTGTGGTAAGCACGATTGATGTATATGATTTCTTGGCGAATGGTATACAGCAAGGAAATATTCGTCTACAAGACCAGGATATTATTCATATACCCGTATACGGGGCCAGAGTGCAGTTTGAGGGAGAAGTTAAGCGTCCAGCAATTTTTGAAACGGTGGTAGGCGAATCACTATCGGATATCTTGCGTTATGCTGGAGACTTTACGGAGAATGCCTATAGTGCCAAAGTTAAAGTTCTTCAAACAACAGGTCGCGAACGCAGTGTACAAGATATCTATGCAGATCAATTTGCAAACTATACACCCAAAGGTGGCGATCAGTATATAGTAGAACCTATATTGGAACGTTTTGCTAATCGTATCAGTGTTTTAGGGGCTGTGTTTCGTCCAGGAATATTTGGTTTAGAGCCGGGTATGACTCTAAAACAGGTTTTGGAAATGGCTGATGGCGTACGAGAAGATGCTTTCTTAGAACGAGGAATGATCAATCGCTTGAAAGCAGATAATACCTCCGAATTAATCAATTTCAATGTACGCGATATCCTAGCCGGCACTGCGGCAGATATTCCCCTTAAAAGGGAGGATAAGATTGAGATTTCGTCTATTTTCGATTTAAGAGATGAATATAAATTTACTGTTCAGGGCGAGGTACGTTTTCCAGGGGATTTTCCCTTCGCGAGCAATGCAACTTTAGGCGATGTTATTCAAAAGGCAGGGGGGCTTACCGAAGCTGCAAAAAATGCACGTGTAGAAATTGCCCGTCGTATTCAGAACCTTGATGTTACTGACCATCGATCTTCGAAAACAATTTTGGTGGATATTAAAGATGGTGTTCTCACAGATCCCAATATGACCTTACAACCTTACGATGTTATCTCCATTTTGGGCGATGCCGGTTTCCGTACACAGCGTCAGGTCAAAATTGAAGGTGAGGTACTATATCCAGGTTTTTATACGATTGCACGCGAAGATGAACGTATTTCGGATATTATTAAACGTGCGGGAGGGCTTACACCGTATGCTTATACGGAAGGAGCTTCCCTCAAACGTACCGGTATGTCTAAATTGAAAGCCGAAGAGAAAAAAGAGAAGGAGCGGCTGAAGAAAGAATTGGAAAAAGATAAATTGGATGAAGATGATAATCAGAAAGATTCAAGTTTAGACAAGGACGCCGAAAAGAATAACGATGGCTCCAAAGCAAAAAGTGCCGCTTTGGCAAAGGTGTCGCAACAAGGAATGTCGGCTTCTGATATTGAGCCGAGTGACCTTGTCGGTATTGAATTAAATAAAATTTTAGAGAAGCCGTATGAAAAGGGAGACCTTCTGGTTTTAGATGGTGATATTATCACAGTACCAAAAGAATTGGAGACCGTGAAAGTTGTTGGTGAGGTCTTGAATCCAAACAACGTTGTGTATGTCAAAGGCAAGAGCTTAAAATACTATGTAAACCAGGCAGGAGGATTTACTGATAACGCTTTGAAAAAACGTGTTTTTGTTCAATATGCAAATGGTGCGGTAAAAGGAAAAGATGGAGGCTATCCAGAAGTTAAGCCTGGAGCAGAAATTGTTGTTCCTAAGCGCGCTCCCAGAGAAAAGCTAAGTTCACAAGCTTGGATAGGTATAGGTACCGGTATTGCCTCTACCTTGGCGATTATCATTAGTTTATTTAAGTAA
- a CDS encoding PqqD family protein, translated as MKLRSDLVLRTIGSDHLIVDPSQDMVDLSTVYTLNSSAAWLWEQLKGKEFTSDTIVDLLCENYDVDIDQAKSDAEILLQDFQKQGLLEK; from the coding sequence ATGAAATTAAGATCGGATTTAGTTTTGAGAACAATCGGTTCAGATCATTTGATCGTGGACCCGAGCCAGGATATGGTTGATCTATCGACAGTTTATACGCTAAACAGTTCTGCAGCATGGTTGTGGGAACAGCTCAAAGGAAAAGAATTCACGAGTGACACGATTGTCGACTTACTTTGCGAAAACTATGACGTAGACATTGATCAGGCAAAATCTGATGCTGAAATTCTCCTTCAGGACTTCCAAAAACAGGGTTTGTTGGAAAAATGA
- a CDS encoding DUF5106 domain-containing protein, whose amino-acid sequence MKSPIFSLWLPICVVILFCCSCKDSTKSKQQSTPEQQNGKPGSTADSTLFHFWDKFDMLDTAQVKNPEKGEQQLADFIQLLLQSPDSATRDKAIDLMLDKAKTNRTSFDYFIKQYEHYLYDGNSPMRNDIVYESVLRYLIKTDLLSDLEKEAYRPTYKLVLRNKVGQTAEDFSYELANGKKQKLSDTKAKYTFLIFYDPECSHCKETIHQLRDTPQLVQLFSQLQVQVLAIDPWGDRTKWKNYQSQLSDQWINGFDSESKILSFNLYDLKASPTIYLLDENKKVLLKDTYLQQVIAYFVKTNS is encoded by the coding sequence ATGAAAAGTCCAATCTTTAGCCTTTGGCTACCCATATGTGTAGTAATCTTGTTTTGTTGTTCTTGCAAGGACAGCACAAAAAGTAAGCAACAAAGCACTCCGGAACAGCAAAATGGAAAACCGGGGAGTACTGCAGACAGTACCTTATTCCATTTTTGGGATAAGTTTGACATGCTGGATACCGCTCAAGTTAAAAACCCGGAAAAAGGAGAACAACAGCTTGCTGATTTTATTCAACTGTTGTTACAAAGTCCTGATTCAGCTACAAGGGACAAAGCTATCGATCTCATGTTGGACAAAGCAAAAACCAATCGGACAAGTTTTGATTATTTCATTAAACAATACGAGCATTATCTATACGATGGCAATTCGCCTATGCGCAATGATATTGTCTACGAATCCGTATTACGTTATCTGATTAAAACAGATTTGCTTTCGGACCTTGAAAAAGAAGCCTATAGACCTACGTACAAATTGGTACTCCGAAATAAAGTAGGACAAACTGCAGAGGATTTCAGTTATGAATTGGCGAATGGCAAAAAACAAAAATTATCGGATACTAAAGCAAAATATACCTTCTTGATTTTTTACGATCCGGAGTGTTCACATTGCAAAGAAACCATCCATCAACTTCGTGATACGCCACAATTGGTACAGCTCTTTTCACAACTTCAGGTGCAGGTCCTCGCTATCGACCCATGGGGTGACCGCACGAAATGGAAAAACTACCAGTCACAACTGTCTGACCAATGGATCAACGGATTTGACAGCGAGAGTAAAATATTGTCTTTCAATTTATACGATCTCAAAGCTTCACCCACGATTTATCTCCTGGATGAAAATAAAAAGGTATTATTAAAAGACACCTATTTGCAGCAAGTAATTGCCTATTTTGTTAAAACCAATTCCTAA
- a CDS encoding NAD-dependent epimerase/dehydratase family protein, with the protein MKVLVLGGDSGFIGSHLSQKLKSPFQCEFVSMRNLSWVKDHISADCMINLVGKAHDFTGKATENDFFYANFELAKKAFDLFISSQAKVFIHISSLAAIEEVESAKTLAENATYNSVSPYGRSKQAAEEWLMSQQLPTDKKLIILRPPMVHGAGDKGNLKQLFSIVSKGIPYPLVRFKNKRSFLSIDNFCFYIEQILLQNEKMSSGIYHVSDDETLSSNEIVKIMKQETGLKVPCFPLPKGIISFLSKLGDHTAFPLNTWRLKKLTSTLVVSNKKIKVALQIERLPKTAKEGLRDTIRALKQQH; encoded by the coding sequence ATGAAAGTATTAGTTCTAGGAGGAGATAGCGGCTTTATAGGAAGTCATTTAAGTCAAAAGCTCAAGAGTCCATTTCAATGTGAATTTGTGTCCATGAGAAACCTCAGTTGGGTGAAGGATCATATTTCAGCCGACTGTATGATCAATTTAGTCGGTAAAGCACATGACTTTACAGGAAAGGCGACTGAAAATGATTTTTTTTATGCCAATTTTGAACTCGCAAAAAAAGCTTTTGACCTATTTATTTCCTCCCAAGCCAAGGTATTTATTCATATTAGTTCATTGGCAGCTATTGAAGAAGTTGAGTCTGCGAAAACCCTTGCTGAAAATGCCACTTATAACTCCGTTTCTCCCTATGGTAGATCGAAACAAGCTGCCGAAGAATGGCTAATGAGTCAACAGTTACCCACAGATAAGAAATTAATTATTTTACGTCCACCCATGGTGCATGGCGCGGGGGACAAAGGCAACTTGAAACAGTTATTCTCCATAGTCAGCAAAGGGATTCCCTATCCGTTGGTTCGTTTTAAGAATAAACGTTCCTTTCTTTCCATCGATAACTTTTGTTTCTATATCGAACAGATCCTTTTACAAAACGAAAAAATGAGTTCAGGAATCTACCATGTGTCCGACGATGAAACCTTATCTTCAAATGAAATTGTGAAAATCATGAAACAGGAAACAGGATTAAAAGTCCCTTGTTTTCCGCTGCCAAAGGGGATCATCTCCTTCCTATCTAAGCTAGGAGACCATACCGCATTCCCGCTAAATACATGGCGTTTAAAAAAATTGACAAGCACTCTTGTGGTTTCAAATAAAAAAATAAAGGTTGCTCTGCAGATAGAACGTTTGCCCAAAACAGCCAAGGAAGGTTTGCGTGATACCATACGTGCATTAAAGCAACAACATTAA
- a CDS encoding lipopolysaccharide biosynthesis protein: MSELDRKEKVSLKDIILNLQIWFKYFLSKLWILGIVSLIGAALGFFYAHLQKTIFKASTTFVLETGDSNGSRMGQMAGLAALAGVDLGQSGGGIFQGDNLFELYRSRKMIESVLLLPSKYDSSLLLLDRYLKLTKTREQWKKVKPELLKIDFSHNNSPELSRAKDSVLQQIVKDINKNNLIVGKNDKKSAIIRVDVKSTDELFSKEFNEALVAQVNEFYIQTKTKKSLDNIAILQHKTDSVRAVMNGSISAAAVILDATPNLNPSRQSQRLIPSQRSQFSAETNKAILAQLVQNLEMAKMNLMKESPLIQVVDEPILPLEIDRIGRMKAMVIGVILSLFIGILFLLFRRLFKNIMS; this comes from the coding sequence ATGAGTGAATTAGATCGTAAAGAGAAAGTCAGTTTGAAAGATATTATCTTAAATTTACAAATATGGTTTAAATATTTTCTTTCGAAGCTATGGATTTTGGGTATTGTCAGCCTAATAGGAGCTGCGTTGGGATTTTTTTATGCTCATTTACAAAAAACTATTTTTAAGGCCTCTACCACTTTTGTGTTGGAAACAGGTGATTCAAATGGCTCTAGAATGGGTCAAATGGCCGGGCTAGCGGCGCTGGCGGGAGTGGATCTAGGGCAGTCTGGGGGGGGGATTTTTCAGGGCGACAATCTTTTTGAACTATATAGGTCAAGAAAGATGATCGAGTCTGTGCTGCTTTTACCATCAAAATATGACTCGTCTTTGTTACTATTAGACCGTTATCTTAAACTGACTAAGACTAGGGAACAGTGGAAAAAAGTTAAACCAGAGCTGTTAAAAATCGATTTTTCCCACAACAATTCTCCAGAACTTTCCCGCGCAAAAGATAGTGTGCTGCAGCAAATAGTGAAGGATATCAATAAAAATAATTTAATTGTAGGTAAGAATGATAAAAAATCTGCTATAATTAGAGTAGATGTAAAGTCAACAGATGAACTATTTTCTAAGGAATTTAATGAAGCACTAGTTGCACAAGTAAATGAATTCTACATACAAACAAAAACAAAGAAGTCTTTAGATAATATCGCTATTTTGCAGCATAAAACTGACTCTGTTCGGGCTGTGATGAATGGCAGTATATCTGCTGCTGCAGTCATATTAGACGCAACGCCTAATTTAAATCCTTCTAGGCAATCGCAACGATTGATTCCTTCACAACGCTCGCAGTTTTCTGCTGAGACAAATAAGGCAATTTTGGCCCAATTAGTGCAAAATTTGGAAATGGCAAAGATGAATTTGATGAAAGAGTCACCTTTAATCCAGGTGGTCGATGAACCTATTTTGCCACTTGAAATTGATCGAATAGGGCGTATGAAAGCAATGGTAATTGGTGTAATTTTGTCTCTCTTTATAGGTATACTTTTTCTTTTGTTTCGACGACTTTTTAAAAATATAATGTCCTAA
- a CDS encoding flavin reductase family protein: MKTYTLKVVEVKPETCDTVTLKFKQPGLKKIKYLAGQYLTLIFRINGRRYLRPYSFSSSPSVDSTLDITIKRVHNGIVSNHIHDKINVGDVIEVLEPMGDFCVENIDHGNLFLWGVGSGITPLISIAKETLAQNNQRKVNLIYGNKNLDQTIFLELIQSLKLKYGDRFNVIYFYTKITVEPDFPFWLPGRISREFVLDIMMGQNSTGLLHLICGPLGLKETLVSTLLELGFSKKVILFEDFELIKDPKDFIDIHTQNVQVQFENNDITLEVVKGQTILESALDAGIELPYSCQTGSCNTCKAQVLQGTVKMIGIEKERKDLNEDQTLLCCSHPTSNNVLVKI; the protein is encoded by the coding sequence ATGAAGACCTATACTCTTAAGGTAGTTGAGGTTAAACCCGAAACATGTGACACTGTTACGTTAAAATTTAAGCAGCCTGGTTTGAAGAAAATCAAATACTTAGCTGGACAGTATCTTACATTAATCTTTAGGATTAATGGGAGAAGATATTTACGACCTTATTCTTTTTCATCGTCACCATCGGTAGATTCTACATTGGACATAACCATAAAACGTGTTCATAATGGCATTGTTTCGAACCATATTCACGACAAAATTAATGTCGGTGATGTGATTGAGGTTCTAGAGCCAATGGGAGATTTTTGTGTTGAAAATATTGATCACGGCAATCTTTTTTTATGGGGAGTTGGCAGCGGAATTACGCCGTTGATTTCTATAGCCAAAGAGACACTTGCACAAAATAATCAACGTAAGGTAAATCTTATTTATGGGAACAAAAATCTTGATCAAACTATATTTCTAGAGTTAATCCAATCGCTAAAATTGAAATATGGAGACAGGTTTAATGTTATTTATTTCTACACAAAAATAACGGTTGAACCAGATTTTCCCTTTTGGTTACCAGGTCGAATTTCAAGAGAATTCGTTTTGGATATTATGATGGGGCAAAATAGCACAGGTTTGTTACATCTAATTTGTGGGCCATTGGGATTAAAAGAAACATTGGTATCAACATTGTTAGAACTTGGTTTTTCAAAAAAAGTAATTTTGTTTGAAGATTTCGAGCTTATTAAAGATCCTAAAGACTTCATCGACATACATACTCAAAATGTTCAGGTTCAATTCGAAAATAATGACATTACACTGGAGGTAGTTAAAGGACAGACAATTTTAGAGTCAGCTTTGGATGCTGGAATCGAACTACCTTATTCATGTCAGACAGGAAGCTGTAATACATGTAAAGCACAAGTTTTACAGGGCACAGTTAAGATGATAGGAATTGAAAAAGAAAGAAAAGATTTAAATGAGGACCAGACGCTATTATGCTGTTCTCATCCCACAAGTAACAATGTTTTAGTGAAAATTTAA
- a CDS encoding S24/S26 family peptidase — protein sequence MPENTNESKSRVISNEDYFAEVQRILREGKEVRIRIKGNSMLPFIKNGDTVLLRAYQGERLALGSNILAKDKNKFVFHRFVGKKSDQYILAGDGNLVLREYVGATDIIAIAYMHYPQAEGKAINIDRSWARLRGLGWYHIRLMRRILTKLKLINSYTNSLIE from the coding sequence ATGCCTGAAAACACAAACGAAAGCAAATCACGGGTTATTTCGAATGAAGACTATTTTGCCGAGGTACAACGTATCCTTCGAGAGGGCAAGGAAGTCCGCATCAGAATCAAAGGAAACAGTATGCTTCCATTTATCAAGAATGGAGACACTGTGCTTCTACGGGCTTATCAGGGTGAACGCTTAGCCTTAGGCTCCAATATACTTGCCAAAGACAAGAATAAATTTGTCTTCCATCGCTTTGTAGGCAAGAAAAGTGATCAATATATATTAGCGGGAGATGGGAATCTTGTACTTCGTGAATATGTGGGAGCAACAGACATCATCGCCATTGCCTATATGCATTATCCGCAAGCCGAGGGAAAGGCAATCAACATTGACCGCAGCTGGGCAAGATTACGAGGACTGGGCTGGTATCACATCCGGTTAATGCGTCGTATACTTACCAAATTAAAATTGATTAATTCCTACACAAATAGCTTAATCGAATAA
- the rfbF gene encoding glucose-1-phosphate cytidylyltransferase codes for MKVVLLAGGLGTRLMEETEARPKPMVEIGGKPILWHIMKIYEAYGYHDFIICLGYKGQLIKEYFLNYYLYNSDVTIELEKNKVDVHFSNSESFKVTLVDTGLNTNTAGRIKRIQKYVGDETFMLTYGDGVADVNIKKLVEYHKSHGKLATLTSVQTPGRFGNLEMNEDGIVNHFVEKPEGDGMWINGGFFVLEPGIFNYLDGDMDVVQWEKKPLIDIANDGQLGAFKHRGFWKPMDALRDRVELEDLWARGNAKWKIW; via the coding sequence ATGAAAGTAGTTTTATTAGCAGGCGGATTGGGAACTCGGTTGATGGAAGAAACAGAAGCACGACCAAAGCCGATGGTGGAAATAGGGGGGAAACCCATTCTTTGGCATATTATGAAGATTTATGAAGCTTATGGTTATCATGACTTTATTATTTGTTTGGGGTATAAAGGACAGCTGATTAAGGAATATTTCTTAAATTATTATCTTTACAATTCGGATGTAACTATTGAATTGGAAAAAAATAAAGTTGATGTGCACTTCTCTAATTCGGAGTCATTTAAAGTCACCCTTGTAGATACAGGGCTTAATACCAATACAGCAGGTCGTATAAAGCGCATCCAAAAATATGTTGGAGATGAGACATTTATGCTGACATATGGAGATGGTGTAGCAGATGTAAATATAAAGAAACTTGTTGAATACCATAAATCTCATGGCAAGTTGGCTACTTTAACAAGTGTTCAAACTCCTGGCCGATTTGGAAATCTTGAAATGAATGAGGATGGAATAGTTAATCATTTTGTCGAAAAGCCTGAAGGGGACGGTATGTGGATTAATGGAGGATTTTTTGTTTTGGAGCCAGGTATTTTTAACTATTTAGATGGTGATATGGATGTTGTTCAATGGGAAAAAAAACCTTTAATAGATATTGCTAATGACGGCCAATTAGGAGCTTTCAAGCACAGAGGGTTTTGGAAGCCAATGGATGCATTAAGAGACCGAGTGGAATTGGAAGATTTGTGGGCAAGAGGAAATGCGAAATGGAAAATTTGGTAA